CGGCAATCAGATATTTCACTTAAAAAATTATTTGGTGATTCAAAACAAATTAAAAACCCCCAGGTAGAAAACAAGGGGGTTTTAATTGTATCAGAAATTTTTACTTGAATTATTTCTTTTTAGCACCTGCTGCTGGGGCTGCTGCTGCTGCAGTATCCATTCCACGTTTTCCTTTAACGGTTGCAACTACTGTGCTTGGAGAATTAAGAATAATCAGTTTTTTAACAGAAATATCTTTTACTCTCACAATACCACCTACCTGAAGGTTTTCCACATTTACTTCAATTGAATCTGGTAAATCGCCAGGCAAAGCTCTAACTTTAAGTAAACGTTGTTTTTTAATTAATTTACCCCCCGCTCTAACGCCCACAGCTGTTCCGATTAAGTTCACAGGAATGTCAATTTTGGCAACTTTATCTTCAAAAAGTTGAATAAAATCCACGTGAAGAATATTGTCATTTACCGGATGGAACTGAGCTTCCTGCAATGCTGCACTGTATTCTTTTCCATTTACATTTAATTTTACCAAATGGGCATCGGGAGAATAAATAAGGTCTTTAAATTCCTTTGAATCTGCACTGAAATGGATTTGTTCGGTGCCTCCGTAAAGTACACATGGAATTTGACCGTTTCTTCTGATTGCTTTTGCATCTTTTTTCCCTACGTTCTCTCTTGGAGAACCGCTAATAGATACTGTTTTCATAATTTGTTTTTATTTATTGATTATTAATTACTCTTAAAAAATAAAATGTGGGCTTATTGATTCACATTCTACCACTCTTTTTATTACATCCGAAAATAGATGTCCTACTGTTAATACTTTTACCTTATCACTTTGCTTGCTCAAAGGAATTGTATCGGTTACAATGATTTCTTTTAAAACTGAATTTTCAATACGTTCGTATGCTTTACCTGAAAAAATGGCGTGTGTGCATACAGCTCTTACACTACTGGCGCCCTTGTCCATCATTAACTGGGCAGCAGTGGTTAAGGTTCCTGCGGTATCGCATAAATCATCAACCAAAACTATATCGCGGCCTTCTACATCTCCAATAACGGTCATGCTGTGAATTTCGTTTGCCTTTTTTCTTTGCTTATAACAAATTGCCATTTCTGCATCTAAAAATGTAGCATAGGCATTGGCCCTTTTAGTCCCACCCGTATCTGGTGTGGCTATGGTAAGGTTTGGAAGGTTAAGACCTTTTAAATAAGGGATAAAAATCGAGGAAGAATATAAATGATCAACAGGAACCTCAAAAAATCCCTGAATCTGATCTGCATGTAAATCCATTGTCATTATCCTGGTAACTCCGGCAGCGGTTAGCAAATTTGCTACTAATTTTGCACCAATGGAAACTCTGGGTTTATCTTTTCTATCCTGGCGTGCATAACCAAAATAAGGCATAACAGCCACAATGTTTTTTGCTGAAGCTCTTTTTGCTGCATCAATAAGCAAAAGAAGTTCAAAAAGATTATCGGCAGGAGTAAAAGTGGATTGAATAATAAAAACATCATTTCCTCTTACTGTTTCCTCAAAAGAAGGTTGAATTTCACCATCACTGAATTTTGATACAATTACATTACCTAATTCAGCACCGTATTCAGCAGCTATTTTTTCAGCCAAATATCTTGAAGCTGTACCCGCAAAAAATTTTACCAGTGGTTTCATTTGATGATTTTTCATAAAGGGTAGCAAAAGTATGATTATTCCACAAATTATACTAAATTTATTGCAACAATCTATTCTATTAAAACATTTTTTTTTGATTTTTGCTTTAAGTACGGCTAAATTTAATACTTTCGCAGTCCAATTATTTGCCCAGTTGGCGGAATTGGTAGACGCGCTGGTCTCAAACACCAGTGAGAAATCGTGCCGGTTCGACTCCGGCACTGGGTACTTAACCGGAAAACCCCTGATAAAGCCTTATTTATCAGGGGTTTTTGGTTCGATAAAAGTACTTCAAAATTCAGATTGTTTATTTTCAAGGAGTTACATGTTCGACTTCGGAAGCCGATAAAAAATCTAAAGAGAATTCCATTTCTTATACATCTTTGATTTATTGTATCTTTTTAGACTTTCTCCGTTACAGGTGACAAGGCTTTTTCTTACCATTCATAAGCTTGAGTTTTAACATTAAAGTATATTTGTTTCCAAAATGTGTTTTAAAATTAGGTGGAACGTATTCTGTTTGTTTTTCAGCTCTCTGAATTTGTATTTATTTAAAATTAGTGTTTAAAAATTATGAAATGTTTAGTCCATTAATTTTTGTTTTTAACCTTTCTTTCGGACAAAATAAGGAATTTTCAAACAATTTGTTATCAGAGAGAACCTTAAAAAAAGACTCTATAATAAAAGAATTTGATATTCTATATAATTTGCTAAATGGCTTTCATCCCGGAGAATTTATGCATTGCGAAAAAAAATCTTTTGATAGTTGTTATGACAGTCTTTCAAAAAGCATCCAAACTGACCTGTCAATTATTGAATATTATTGCAAAACATCATTTTTAATATCACAAATGTTGAAGTTTTTTTAATACTTCAAGTGATTCAGCTAATTTTCTCCCGGTGTTGCCATTTTTTATACTTGTGCTAAAACTCTATTATCGAGATGTGGCAAAGCTCTACTATTGAGATGTTTTAAA
The Bacteroidota bacterium genome window above contains:
- a CDS encoding 50S ribosomal protein L25/general stress protein Ctc — protein: MKTVSISGSPRENVGKKDAKAIRRNGQIPCVLYGGTEQIHFSADSKEFKDLIYSPDAHLVKLNVNGKEYSAALQEAQFHPVNDNILHVDFIQLFEDKVAKIDIPVNLIGTAVGVRAGGKLIKKQRLLKVRALPGDLPDSIEVNVENLQVGGIVRVKDISVKKLIILNSPSTVVATVKGKRGMDTAAAAAPAAGAKKK
- a CDS encoding ribose-phosphate pyrophosphokinase is translated as MKPLVKFFAGTASRYLAEKIAAEYGAELGNVIVSKFSDGEIQPSFEETVRGNDVFIIQSTFTPADNLFELLLLIDAAKRASAKNIVAVMPYFGYARQDRKDKPRVSIGAKLVANLLTAAGVTRIMTMDLHADQIQGFFEVPVDHLYSSSIFIPYLKGLNLPNLTIATPDTGGTKRANAYATFLDAEMAICYKQRKKANEIHSMTVIGDVEGRDIVLVDDLCDTAGTLTTAAQLMMDKGASSVRAVCTHAIFSGKAYERIENSVLKEIIVTDTIPLSKQSDKVKVLTVGHLFSDVIKRVVECESISPHFIF